Genomic segment of Pseudomonas sp. CCI4.2:
GGGGTGGCCAAGGCATCGAAGTTGTTGAATGCCGGTACGCCAGTGGGCATAGCGCTTAATATTGGCTCCACGGCCTTAGAAATAATCGAGGCCTGTTCTGTGGGTCGAGAGGATGAGTGTACTGAGGCTAAGTATGTTGAGGGGGCGAAGTTGGTGGGAGGAGTCGCAACAGGTCTATTTGCAGGTTCGGTTGGAAGTGGTGTTGCCGTGCTTGCGTGCTCGGTGGTTTTTGGAATTCCAACCGGGGGGCTAGGTGCTATCGCCTGCGCCATCGTTGGTGGCGCGGTAGCCGGCTATTATGGCGGACTGGCGGGCGAAGAGCATTTTGCACCGGCGGGTAAGTTTCTATACGAGCATCGACCGTAATGAGTGATCTTTGGTCGGTATTGCCAAATATTATTGTAGTAGTGTGGTCGTTTTTAAATATTGTTTTTATGCTCTATTTAGATGTTAAAAAGCTGGATATTTTAGAAAAATATCTTGAAGGATCAAAATGGGTATTAGATGCGCAGACGGTGTTTGGTGGAGGCATCGTCGGCAGAAATCTTAGGCTGCATGTCGTATTTGGAATAATACTACTGCCTACTCCATGTTATTGGCGCGGTTTAGCGGATAGAGATGCCGGCAACAAAATACCCAAAGCATTAAGGGCAATCGTTCTTGTAGGCTATACATCGTTCCTCATGAATTTTTTGGCTGTTTTTATAGTGTAGGCGTCGGACATCTTATAGTGCTGTCTGGCAGTAAACACGGGACATGCAGGGGCCGACGGCTGCGAGCCGTACGGCTCTGGAGTTTTTGACGCAGTTGATAATAAGCAGCAGCCAATACTGTGGGAGCAGGCTTGCCTGCGAAGAGGCCCTCAATAGCGCCGCTGACGTCAATCCGAAATCTGGGTCGACTGCATCGATGCTTTCGTTGGCAAGCCACAGAGATTTCGGCAGCTCCTGCGAGTTGATAATAAGCAGCAGCCAATACTGTGGGAGCAGGCTTGCCTGCGAAGAGGCCCTCAATAGCGCCGCTGATGTCAATCCGAAATCTGGGTCGGCTGCATTGATGCTTTCGTTGGCAAGCCACAGAGATTTCGGCAGCTCCTGCGAGTTGATAATAAGCAGCAGCCAATACTGTGGGAGCAGGCTTGCCTGCGAAGAGGCCCTCAATAGCGCCGCTGACGTCAATCCGAAATCTGGGTCGGCTGCATTGATGCTTTCGTTGGCAAGCCACAGAGATTTCGGCAGCTCCTGCAGATGGGTGTTAACCGTGGGTTTTCAAGTCTTCACCGGCCGATTCGGCAGGTGTTCATACAAAGTGCGGCAGACGCCGATGATGTGTTGCTCGATCAGCTCGGCGGCCTTATTGGTGTCGCGGTCGCGGCAGGCTTGGATAATCTCGCGGTGTTCGACGTTCGCCCGTTCTTTGCTTTCGCCTAAGGTCATTTGCAAACGCAGGTAGCGTTCAACCTTGTCGTGGATCGAGCGGATCAAGTTAGTCAGAAAAGGCCGCTGCGCCGGTTCATACAAACACGCATGCAGCTCCCAGTTCAGCTCCGCCCAATGGCCGATGTCGTTGTTGTCGAGGAACTCGTCGCAAATCCGGTCGGCGTTGGCAAAGGTGGCTTCGGTCATGTTCGGCACGGCCAGACGGATCGCTTGAACCTCCAGCAGCACCCGAACCTCGAAAATCTGCGCCAATTCCGGTTCGGAGATCTTGGTGACCACCGCGCCTTTGTTGCGATGAAAAATCACCAGCCCTTCGGCCTCCAGACGCTTCAACGCCTCCCGCACCGGGATTTTGCTGACATTGAACAGCCCGGCGATTTCGTCCTGACGGATAGGTTCGCCCTCGGCAAAGTGCCCGACGATGATCGCGTCGCGCAGATGCTTGGCGATTATTTCCGACGCGGTAGGGGTGATCCCCAGATTGGGGGGATTGAAACGAGGCAAGGGCAAGGAAATCGACCACTGGTTTGAAAAGAAAATAGTGTATACGACGTCCGATATGACTTCACAACGGTTGTTCAGCGATCTGCTCATCGGCCATGCGCGCCAAGGTGCCGATTCGTGCGGGACTAAAGGGTGGCCGTGGGGCGGGCGGGGTCCAATCGAACAAATACTCAGCGGCGGCCCCGCACACCCGACCTTGGCAGGCGCCCATCCCACAGCGGCTGTGGAGCTTGGCGTCGGTCCAGTCGGAACTGGCGTGCAAGGTGGCGTAGGGCACGTCTTCGCAACGGCACACTAGGGTGTCCGGCGCCGACAAGGTTTTTAACTGCGGATTCAGCGCGAAGGTTCGGTTCAGCAGGTCAGCAAACGCCTGCCAGTGTTGACGTTGTGGCCACAACGCTTTGGCTTCTGCATGATCACCCACCGCCGCATGGCCGGCGATAGCGCCTTCGACCAAGGCTAACTCGCTGCCACCGAAACCGGTGCATTCACCCGCGGCGAAGTGGTCGGCGAGGCTGCTGGTTTGCCAAGCGTCTACGGAGATTGCCTGATCGACGATCAAGCAGCCCAGCGCCTGACCGAGTTGGATATTGGGAATCAAACCAAAACCACAGGCCAAACGCTCGCAGGCGATTTCCACGGTTTTGTTCCCTTGGTGCACGCGAACGGCCTGCAAGCGATCTTCGCCCAAGGCTTCCACCACATGACCGGAACAACGGTAACGCACATTGATCAGTTGCACGGCTTGCAGCAGTTTGCCTGGCCATTTTGGTAATTGCGCGGCGAAACCCATGACTGCGCTGAGCGGCGCTTGCTCGGCGATCTGCATCACCTTGGCCCCGGCTTTTTTTGCCGAAGCGGCACTGGCCAGCAGTAAAGGACCGCTGCCGGCGATGACCACCGACTGTCCTTGGACCGGCAAACCGCCCTTGATCAGCGCTTGCAAACCGCCCGCACCGGTCACGCCCGGTAGGGTCCAGCCGGGGAAGGGCAGCAGCAACTCACGGGCGCCGGTGCACAGAATCAGCTTGTCGTACGCCAGTTGCCAGCCACGTTCGGCGTCTTCCAGTAACAGGCTTTTGGGGGCGACGCGGGCGACCACCCGGGTGCCGCTGTAAACCGTTATGTTCGGCGCGTTGCTGAAGGCTTCTCGGTAGCGACGGGCATTCAGCGGCAGGTGCGCGTGGTGGCCGTCGCGCCAAATTTGGCCTCCCGGCAAAGGGTTGTCGTCCAGCACGATAATGCGTACGCCACTGGCCGCTGCCGCGAGGGCCGCTGCCATTCCCGCCGGCCCGGCGCCGATGATCAGCAGATCAATGTGTTCAGTCATGGGCGGGTCTCCACCGACATTCCGTTCAGGCACAGGGTTTGGCACGCCAGGCGCCGGCGTCCGTCGATGGTCACCCGGCATTCCTGGCAAATGCCC
This window contains:
- a CDS encoding GntR family transcriptional regulator — its product is MPRFNPPNLGITPTASEIIAKHLRDAIIVGHFAEGEPIRQDEIAGLFNVSKIPVREALKRLEAEGLVIFHRNKGAVVTKISEPELAQIFEVRVLLEVQAIRLAVPNMTEATFANADRICDEFLDNNDIGHWAELNWELHACLYEPAQRPFLTNLIRSIHDKVERYLRLQMTLGESKERANVEHREIIQACRDRDTNKAAELIEQHIIGVCRTLYEHLPNRPVKT
- a CDS encoding FAD/NAD(P)-binding oxidoreductase; translated protein: MTEHIDLLIIGAGPAGMAAALAAAASGVRIIVLDDNPLPGGQIWRDGHHAHLPLNARRYREAFSNAPNITVYSGTRVVARVAPKSLLLEDAERGWQLAYDKLILCTGARELLLPFPGWTLPGVTGAGGLQALIKGGLPVQGQSVVIAGSGPLLLASAASAKKAGAKVMQIAEQAPLSAVMGFAAQLPKWPGKLLQAVQLINVRYRCSGHVVEALGEDRLQAVRVHQGNKTVEIACERLACGFGLIPNIQLGQALGCLIVDQAISVDAWQTSSLADHFAAGECTGFGGSELALVEGAIAGHAAVGDHAEAKALWPQRQHWQAFADLLNRTFALNPQLKTLSAPDTLVCRCEDVPYATLHASSDWTDAKLHSRCGMGACQGRVCGAAAEYLFDWTPPAPRPPFSPARIGTLARMADEQIAEQPL